The genomic interval ACTCAGTGGCGTCGGTTATCAACAATGATACCACTATTCATGGCAAGCTAAGAGTTATCTTTCTCTCAAACTACTGTGTTTCACAAGCAGAAAAGGTCATACCAGCTGCTGATCTTTCAGAGCAAATATCAACGGCTGGTATGGAAGCTTCAGGAACCGGTAATATGAAGTTTGCCCTGAATGGAGCTTTAACAATTGGTACCATGGATGGAGCGAATGTAGAAATCAGCGAGGAAGTCGGCCCGGAAAACATTTTTATTTTTGGCATGAAGGCGGAGGAGATTGTAAAGCACCAACAGGAAGGCTACCAGCCTTGGGATATGTATCATCGTGACCGTGAGCTGCAGGGTGTTGTGGATCTTATATCCAGTGATCAATTGAGCCCTGAAGAGCCGGGTATTTTTCAACCTTTGGTACACGCATTGCTGGATGGGGGTGATCGCTATATGCTTATGGCTGATTATCGCGCCTACGCTGACGCACAAGAGGCAGTAAGTCGTCTCTACCTCAACCAGGACGAGTGGACTCGCCGGAGTATTATTAATAGTGCAAGCATGGGGAAGTTTTCCAGTGATCGCTCGATTGGTGACTATGCCAGCACTATTTGGAATGTCACTCCACTGCCTCGTCGCGACTATGCTCAAAGCTGCGAGGCACCGGAGGAACTATCATGAAACCTTTAGTAGCTGCTACCGACCTGACTCGCCGCGGTCAACTGGCAGTCGAACGGGGGCTGCTGTTATCCAGACAACTTAACTGCCCCCTGCGCATTGTGCATGTGGTCGATGAGGAGCTTCCAGCGGAGCTTATTGAGAATCACCGGGAGCTGGCACAATTGAGCATAGAGTCCCACCTGCAAAACCTGAAGGATGTACCAGAGTGTCAGGTGGATGTAATTATTGGACGCGGCAGCAGCACTATTCGCCAGTACGCTCAGCAGCACCAGGCCGTGGCCATCCTCACAGGTCAGCATCGGGAATTACGCTTTATGGATAGCCTGCGTGGCTCAACTGTAGAAAGAATTTTGCGTCACGCAGACTTGCCGGTATTTATTGCTAAAGCTCCCCCTGTCGAGCCTTACCAGCGTCTTTTAATTGCTATGGATTTCTCCGTATATTCCCGCAGGGCGGTTGAGTTTGTCTTTCGATATTTCCCCCAGGCTGATCTCAGTTTGGTTCATGCGTTTGAGCCTCCATTTGCCGAGCTTATGACGGGAGATGGCACAGAGGAAGACCCTGGAGAACGGCATGAGCGAGAATTACGCAATATCATATATCATGAGCTGCGTAGCTTTATTGGCACATTTGATATTCACACTCGCCCGCTGAACCTGCAAGTCTTAGCGGGGAATCCTACCGATATCCTCATGGAGAAAGCCGCTGTATTCCGTCCGGATCTGATTGTGGTGGGAACCCATGCCCGTGCCGGCATAGCCCAGGCTCTTTTGGGTAGTGTTGCTCAAAGTATCCTGAGAAGGTCGCCCTGCGATGTTTTGACAGTGAAAGCGTGGTAAACTTTGAATACCAAGAAACCATATCCGTACCAGCAGGCATATCAGCAAATATGTGAGTTGTTGCTAAGTTACGCCGACAAAAATGAGAAGAGCCAGGCACTGGCACACACCATTGCACATAAATCGCTGCTGATGAATCATCTCTATGAAGACATGGGCTTGAGCTCTCGCCAGGAAATGAATACTCTTATGCAAGAGCACTTCCCCAGGTTAGCCGCCCAAAAACCGGACAATATTCGCTGGAAAAAATACCTGTACGACACTATAGGCCATGTGGCTCCCGCTTGCGACCTTTGCCATGACTACGACAACTGTTTTGACTGTAGAATATTACAGTAACTTTAAAAACAACTCTTTTATGAGCCATGCCGCCAATCACCAGGGCTCAAATTTTCAACACGAGGTCCGCTGGCAGGTAGTGGCCCCAACAATTACGGGAAGAAATTAACAAACAAGGATACCCATGTCACATCACCCTAATGTTCACATAGTCGGTGCTGGATTGGCGGGAAGCGAAGCGGCTTTACTGCTAGCGCACCACCAGATAAATGTTACCCTCTACGAAATGCGACCCCAGACTATGACTCCTGCTCACACTGGTGGTGATTTTTGCGAACTACTCTGCTCCAACTCCCTGAGAGGCGAATCAGAGGAGTCTGGCCCCGGTATCCTGAAGCGAGAGCTACTCCAAGCTGGATCCCCCTTTATGCAAGTTGCTACGAAATACCGTGTCCCAGCCGGTGGAGCATTTGCTGTTGATAGACACGGACTTTCTTCTCATATAACCAAGCTCATCGAAGAGCATCCCCGCATCAGTACGGTTCGCAAGGAATACACTGCTATTGACTCCGGGCATTTCCCTTTAATTTTGGCCCCTGGCCCGCTTGCATCTGTTGCTTTGTGCCACTCCCTGGAACCCAGCTTTGGTCAAGGTCTCTACTTCTACGATGCCATAGCTCCTATTGTGGATGGCGACTCCATTGATATGAGTAAGGCTTTCCGTGCTGCTCGCTATAACAAAGGAGAACCTGATTACCTTAACTGCCCGATGAACAAGCAAGAGTACGAAGCGTTTTACCGTGCTCTAAGCACAGCCCAACGTGTAAAAACTCGTGACTTTGAAAAAACTATTCACTTTGAAGGTTGCATGCCGATTGAAGAGATGGCTGATCGGGGCGAAGATACCCTGCGCTTTGGGCCCATGAAACCAGTAGGATTAAATCATCCCGTCAGCGGCGAATCGTTCCATGCAGTCGTGCAGCTACGGCGTGAAAGTCTCAACAACTATGCTTGGAACATGGTGGGGTTTCAGACTAAATTGACCCACAGTGAGCAAAAGCGGGTACTCAGGCTTATACCTGGACTGGAGCAAGCCAGCTTTATGCGCTTGGGCAGCATGCATCGCAACACTTATATAGAGTCTCCCCGTTTTCTCGACCCCAGCTTTCGTGTCAAAGACCAAGCCGGTCTTTTTATTGCTGGTCAAATCACTGGAGTAGAAGGTTATATCGAATCAGTAGCGAGTGGTCACATAGCCGCTCTGGCAGCACTTCACCAGTTACAAAGCCTTCCATTTGCGCCACCACCACCAACAACAGCTATGGGAGCCCTTTGTGCTCACATTAGTACCCCGAGCAAAAATTTTACTCCCAGCAATATCCACTTTGGCCTCTTCTCCCCTTTGACCCAAAGACACCGCAAAAAAGAGCGTAAATCCCTCTACTCCAGTCGAGCCCAAACTGACTTCAAAGCTTGGATCAGACAACATCAGGGAAGTTTATCCATATGAGTCGACCACTTACCCTCTGTATTCAGGGCATGAACTGCGCTGGTTGCGTGGGCAAAATAGAAAAGGCTCTGAACAATGTCCCCGGTGTAAGAGAAGTTACCGTTAGTCTGGCAGAAAGCAATGCTGTTGTATTGGGCAGCGCTGCCAGCAGCGAGCTTGTAGCAGCCCTCGATCAGGTAGGTTACACAGCTACTCCTGCCCACTTGCCACCCACAAACACTCAGCACAGCACAGACGGAATTCGCACCTTTGAAATTGCCCTGCGAGGCCTAACTTGTGTTGGATGTGTCAGAAAAGTAGAGAAAGCCATTGAGGCTGTAGAGGGGGTAGAGAAGGTGCAAGTAGAACTAGCTTTGCGCCGTGCTAAAATACAGGGACGAATCCCCAGGCCACAAATTCTGCTTGATGCCGTAACTAATGCCGGATATGACGCAAGTTTTATTCACAGCAAGCAAGATGAAGAAGAACAGGATCGCCAGCACCAGCAGGACAACCGACAGTTGATGACTCAGGCCATCGTCTCCCTGAGTCTTGCTACTGTTCTGATGATTATCATGTTTATTCCAGCCATTCCTGAAGTAGGTGAAAAAGGAGGGCAAGCCCTTTGGGGCGGAGTGGGCCTTATCACGCTAGGAGTCTTGTGGTACTCAGGAGGTGGCTTCTTCCGCAATGCCCTACGAGCCTTTCTGAATCATAGTGCTACTATGGACACCCTTGTTGCTATAGGCACAGGGACCGCATGGGTATATTCTACTATAGTGGTTCTTGCTCCTGGCATTATTCCTGATATGGCTCAGCACGTTTACTACGAAGCAGCTGCATTTATCATAGGTTTTCTTAACCTCGGCGCAGTGTTGGAATCCCGAGCCAAAGGCA from Desulfurispira natronophila carries:
- a CDS encoding universal stress protein — its product is MKPLVAATDLTRRGQLAVERGLLLSRQLNCPLRIVHVVDEELPAELIENHRELAQLSIESHLQNLKDVPECQVDVIIGRGSSTIRQYAQQHQAVAILTGQHRELRFMDSLRGSTVERILRHADLPVFIAKAPPVEPYQRLLIAMDFSVYSRRAVEFVFRYFPQADLSLVHAFEPPFAELMTGDGTEEDPGERHERELRNIIYHELRSFIGTFDIHTRPLNLQVLAGNPTDILMEKAAVFRPDLIVVGTHARAGIAQALLGSVAQSILRRSPCDVLTVKAW
- a CDS encoding nitrogen fixation protein NifQ, with protein sequence MNTKKPYPYQQAYQQICELLLSYADKNEKSQALAHTIAHKSLLMNHLYEDMGLSSRQEMNTLMQEHFPRLAAQKPDNIRWKKYLYDTIGHVAPACDLCHDYDNCFDCRILQ
- the trmFO gene encoding methylenetetrahydrofolate--tRNA-(uracil(54)-C(5))-methyltransferase (FADH(2)-oxidizing) TrmFO; its protein translation is MSHHPNVHIVGAGLAGSEAALLLAHHQINVTLYEMRPQTMTPAHTGGDFCELLCSNSLRGESEESGPGILKRELLQAGSPFMQVATKYRVPAGGAFAVDRHGLSSHITKLIEEHPRISTVRKEYTAIDSGHFPLILAPGPLASVALCHSLEPSFGQGLYFYDAIAPIVDGDSIDMSKAFRAARYNKGEPDYLNCPMNKQEYEAFYRALSTAQRVKTRDFEKTIHFEGCMPIEEMADRGEDTLRFGPMKPVGLNHPVSGESFHAVVQLRRESLNNYAWNMVGFQTKLTHSEQKRVLRLIPGLEQASFMRLGSMHRNTYIESPRFLDPSFRVKDQAGLFIAGQITGVEGYIESVASGHIAALAALHQLQSLPFAPPPPTTAMGALCAHISTPSKNFTPSNIHFGLFSPLTQRHRKKERKSLYSSRAQTDFKAWIRQHQGSLSI